One genomic window of Halorhabdus sp. CBA1104 includes the following:
- a CDS encoding V-type ATP synthase subunit B has protein sequence MKEYQTITEVSGPLVFVETDEPVGYDEIVEIETGDGEIRRGQVLESTSDHVAIQVFESTQGIDRECSVRFLGETMKMPVTEDLLGRVLDGTGQPIDDGPDIVPDERQDIVGKAINPVSREYPREFIQTGISAIDGMNTLVRGQKLPLFSGSGLPHNELALQIARQAEVPEEEEEDEESEFAVVFAAMGITAEEANEFMDDFERTGALERSVVFMNLADDPAVERTITPRLALTTAEYLAFEKGYHVLTIMTNMTNYCEALREIGAAREEVPGRRGYPGYMYTDLAGLYERAGRIEGVEGSITQIPILTMPSDDDTHPIPDLTGYITEGQIYVNRDLNSQGVRPPINVLPSLSRLMDEGIGEGLTREDHGDVSDQLFAAYAEGEDLRDLVNIVGREALSERDNKYLDFADRFESEFVDQGYDTDRTIDETLDIAWDLLSMLPKEELNRIDEDFIAANYVEEATETSPEATAD, from the coding sequence ATGAAAGAGTATCAGACGATTACCGAAGTCTCGGGGCCACTGGTGTTCGTCGAGACGGACGAACCAGTCGGCTACGACGAAATCGTCGAGATCGAAACCGGCGACGGCGAGATCCGCCGGGGCCAGGTGCTGGAATCGACCAGCGACCACGTCGCCATTCAGGTCTTCGAGAGTACCCAGGGGATCGATCGGGAGTGTTCGGTCCGGTTCCTCGGCGAGACGATGAAAATGCCCGTCACCGAGGATCTCCTCGGTCGGGTACTGGACGGGACCGGTCAGCCGATCGACGACGGCCCAGACATCGTCCCCGATGAGCGCCAGGACATCGTCGGCAAGGCGATCAATCCCGTCTCCCGAGAGTATCCGCGGGAGTTCATCCAGACCGGCATTTCCGCTATCGACGGCATGAACACCCTCGTTCGGGGCCAGAAGCTCCCGCTGTTCTCCGGCTCGGGGTTGCCCCACAACGAACTCGCCCTCCAGATCGCCCGTCAGGCAGAGGTGCCAGAAGAGGAAGAAGAAGACGAGGAAAGCGAGTTCGCGGTCGTCTTCGCGGCGATGGGGATCACCGCCGAGGAGGCAAACGAGTTCATGGACGACTTCGAGCGTACGGGCGCACTCGAACGGTCGGTCGTGTTCATGAATCTCGCGGACGACCCCGCGGTCGAGCGGACGATCACGCCGCGGCTGGCGCTGACGACCGCCGAATACCTGGCCTTCGAGAAGGGGTATCACGTCCTGACGATCATGACGAACATGACCAACTACTGTGAGGCCCTGCGGGAGATCGGGGCCGCACGCGAGGAAGTCCCGGGTCGCCGGGGCTACCCCGGGTACATGTACACCGACCTGGCGGGCCTGTACGAACGGGCCGGTCGGATCGAGGGCGTCGAGGGGTCGATCACGCAGATCCCGATCTTGACGATGCCCAGCGACGACGACACCCACCCGATCCCGGACCTCACCGGATACATTACTGAGGGCCAGATCTACGTCAACCGCGACCTCAACAGCCAGGGCGTCCGGCCACCGATCAACGTCCTGCCATCGCTGTCCCGACTGATGGACGAGGGAATCGGTGAAGGGCTGACCCGCGAGGACCACGGCGACGTCTCCGACCAGTTGTTCGCTGCCTACGCCGAGGGTGAGGATCTGCGTGACCTGGTGAACATCGTCGGTCGCGAGGCCCTCTCGGAACGTGACAACAAGTATCTGGACTTCGCCGATCGCTTCGAGAGCGAGTTCGTCGATCAGGGCTACGACACCGACCGGACGATCGACGAGACACTCGATATCGCCTGGGATCTGCTGTCGATGCTGCCCAAAGAAGAGCTCAACCGCATCGACGAGGACTTCATCGCGGCCAACTACGTCGAGGAAGCGACCGAGACGTCGCCGGAAGCGACGGCCGACTGA
- a CDS encoding AAA family ATPase, translating to MTGHVFTIAGGKGGVGKTTTAVNVGVALQEAGHDVAVVDADLGMANLAAMLDVEYDHSLHEVLAEDATVSDTLTEAPGDITVVPGEQSLEAFADADPAKLNKVIRTLINAYDAVLIDTGAGLSHEATVPLGLADSVVLVTTPDSVAIGDANKTGDLAARVDGEVIGSILTRATDPKDIDAVAAEIQHDLLAVIPDDPEATRREPHVLNAPDSPAATAYRRLAASLEGVLRGEAAKAVVAEETDWFPTEDDGDEDTDEEDESGGVFGIFNR from the coding sequence ATGACGGGACACGTCTTTACGATCGCTGGCGGCAAGGGCGGGGTGGGGAAGACCACGACAGCCGTCAACGTCGGGGTCGCACTCCAAGAGGCAGGCCACGACGTCGCGGTCGTCGACGCGGACCTGGGGATGGCGAACCTGGCAGCCATGCTCGACGTGGAGTACGACCATAGTCTCCACGAAGTCCTCGCCGAGGACGCGACAGTCAGCGATACCCTGACGGAAGCACCGGGCGATATCACGGTCGTACCGGGCGAACAGAGTCTGGAGGCGTTCGCCGACGCCGACCCCGCAAAGCTCAACAAGGTGATACGGACGTTGATCAACGCCTACGACGCGGTGTTGATCGACACCGGGGCGGGCCTGAGCCACGAGGCGACGGTGCCACTCGGCCTGGCAGACAGTGTCGTGTTAGTGACGACCCCGGACAGCGTCGCGATCGGGGACGCAAACAAGACAGGCGACCTCGCAGCTCGGGTCGACGGTGAGGTGATCGGCTCGATCCTGACGCGGGCGACCGATCCAAAAGACATCGACGCTGTCGCCGCCGAGATCCAGCACGACCTGCTTGCGGTCATCCCGGACGATCCGGAAGCGACGAGACGGGAACCGCACGTGCTCAACGCGCCGGACAGTCCCGCCGCCACGGCCTACCGGCGACTGGCAGCCTCACTCGAAGGTGTCCTGAGAGGCGAAGCGGCCAAAGCAGTCGTAGCCGAAGAGACGGACTGGTTCCCCACAGAAGACGACGGAGACGAGGACACAGACGAAGAGGACGAATCAGGTGGCGTTTTCGGGATTTTCAACCGCTAA
- the twy1 gene encoding 4-demethylwyosine synthase TYW1, producing MSDQARQVSDPDYHSEGHTAAQTCGWTDNALQGEGQCYKYAFYGIRSHRCIQMTPVVRCNERCVFCWRDHAGHTYELDDVQWDDPEAVVDASIALQRKLLSGYGGNSEVPRERFEEAMEPRHVAISLDGEPTLYPHLPELIEAFHDRGITTFLVSNGTDPEMLAKCEPTQLYVSVDGADRRTFDDVVKPVEDEAWGRLIETLDVLAAKDDTRTVLRTTLIDGYNMHRPAWYAGMAARADVDFYELKAYMHVGHSRGRLDRSAMPDHADVIDFTEAVGEHLPEHDVIKESADSRVAMLARKEDTWVEKLAPESDFWEQEAADWTPKGGRP from the coding sequence ATGAGCGATCAGGCCCGCCAAGTCTCCGATCCCGACTACCACAGCGAGGGCCACACTGCTGCCCAGACCTGCGGGTGGACCGACAACGCCCTCCAAGGTGAGGGCCAGTGCTATAAGTACGCCTTCTATGGCATTCGGTCCCACCGGTGTATCCAGATGACACCCGTCGTCCGGTGTAACGAGCGCTGTGTCTTTTGCTGGCGCGATCACGCCGGTCACACCTACGAACTCGACGACGTACAGTGGGACGACCCCGAAGCGGTCGTCGACGCCTCGATCGCCCTCCAGCGGAAACTCCTCTCGGGCTATGGCGGCAACAGCGAGGTTCCCAGAGAGCGCTTCGAGGAGGCGATGGAGCCACGCCACGTTGCGATTTCCCTGGACGGCGAGCCAACACTGTACCCCCACCTGCCGGAACTGATCGAGGCCTTTCACGACCGGGGCATTACGACGTTTCTCGTCTCGAACGGCACCGATCCCGAGATGCTGGCGAAGTGTGAGCCCACCCAACTGTACGTCTCCGTCGACGGGGCCGATCGGCGGACCTTCGACGATGTGGTCAAGCCCGTCGAGGACGAGGCCTGGGGGCGGTTGATCGAGACGCTGGACGTCCTCGCCGCGAAGGACGACACCCGGACGGTCCTCCGGACGACGCTGATCGACGGCTACAACATGCATCGACCGGCGTGGTACGCCGGCATGGCCGCACGCGCGGATGTCGACTTCTACGAGCTAAAGGCCTACATGCACGTCGGCCACTCCCGGGGCCGACTCGACCGATCGGCGATGCCCGACCACGCCGACGTGATCGATTTCACCGAGGCCGTGGGCGAGCATCTGCCCGAGCACGACGTCATCAAAGAGTCGGCCGATTCTCGGGTCGCGATGCTGGCCCGCAAAGAGGACACCTGGGTGGAGAAACTCGCACCCGAGAGTGACTTCTGGGAGCAGGAAGCGGCCGACTGGACGCCGAAAGGCGGGCGGCCCTGA
- a CDS encoding V-type ATP synthase subunit C translates to MSGRRSFSADGQTNYEYVVARVRSRRAALFDENDYRKLVRMGAGEIARFMEESEYEREMNALGARYSGVDLIEYALTENMARHFEDLLRWADGEVYNYVARYLRRFDAWNVKTVLRGIYSGADADAIDSDLIRAGELDAETLDRLENADTIEAAIEGLEGTIFQEPLVSAFDDFEAQELLVPLENAVDRSFYEQLIEGLPDENRADRATQLYLEFLQAEIDFRNLRNALRLARSGADMDPAEYYIDGGQLFDAGEVRTLVGDVERLVEHVRESTYGEDLSTALDDLESAVDLIGFEHALDAALLEYADTLSYRYPVSITAVLSYILAKEREIDNIRAIARGRESGLEPDEIERDLVML, encoded by the coding sequence ATGAGCGGGCGAAGGTCCTTTTCAGCCGACGGACAGACCAACTACGAATACGTCGTCGCCCGGGTTCGTTCCCGGCGAGCCGCGCTGTTCGACGAGAACGACTACCGGAAACTGGTACGGATGGGGGCCGGTGAGATCGCCCGGTTCATGGAAGAATCCGAGTACGAGCGCGAGATGAACGCCCTGGGGGCGCGTTACTCCGGGGTCGACCTCATCGAATACGCGCTCACCGAGAACATGGCCAGGCACTTCGAAGACCTGCTCCGGTGGGCCGACGGCGAAGTGTATAACTACGTCGCACGGTACCTCCGGCGGTTCGACGCCTGGAACGTCAAGACGGTGCTCCGTGGAATCTACTCGGGGGCCGACGCCGACGCGATCGATTCGGACCTCATCCGGGCCGGGGAACTCGACGCTGAGACGCTCGACCGGCTCGAAAACGCGGACACGATCGAGGCGGCGATCGAGGGCCTCGAGGGGACGATCTTTCAGGAGCCGTTGGTGTCGGCCTTCGATGACTTCGAAGCCCAAGAGTTGCTCGTCCCCTTAGAGAACGCGGTCGATCGGTCGTTCTACGAGCAACTGATCGAAGGGTTGCCAGACGAGAATCGAGCCGACCGCGCGACCCAGCTGTACCTCGAATTCCTCCAGGCGGAGATCGACTTCCGGAACCTTCGAAACGCGCTGCGGCTGGCCCGGAGCGGGGCGGACATGGACCCAGCCGAATACTACATCGACGGCGGGCAGCTCTTTGACGCCGGCGAAGTCCGGACACTCGTCGGAGACGTCGAGCGCCTGGTCGAACACGTCCGGGAGAGTACGTACGGTGAGGACCTCTCGACCGCACTGGACGATCTCGAATCCGCGGTGGATCTAATCGGGTTCGAACACGCCCTGGACGCTGCACTGTTAGAGTACGCCGATACGCTGTCCTATCGGTATCCGGTGTCGATCACCGCGGTGCTATCGTACATCCTCGCGAAGGAACGGGAGATCGACAACATTCGCGCGATCGCCCGCGGCCGTGAAAGCGGCCTCGAACCGGACGAGATCGAACGAGATCTGGTGATGCTATGA
- a CDS encoding DUF6276 family protein, with translation MDCPDCDAALLAFRVPPEQREYVPGEQPGAAICSQCLRLRPVEDPPAEPPDFRAIDDSFPGETEAAIPMALVVGLLSSLAVYRQEISALLEVVERAGVDPLLVVDRLAIAEGIETSIDLEGRRRQLEQLL, from the coding sequence ATGGACTGTCCGGACTGTGATGCCGCGTTACTTGCCTTTCGAGTCCCGCCGGAGCAACGGGAGTACGTACCGGGCGAACAACCGGGTGCGGCGATCTGCTCGCAGTGTCTCCGACTCCGCCCTGTCGAGGACCCGCCAGCCGAGCCGCCCGATTTCCGGGCGATCGACGATTCCTTCCCCGGGGAAACCGAAGCGGCGATTCCGATGGCACTGGTGGTCGGCCTGTTGTCCTCGCTGGCCGTCTATCGTCAGGAGATCTCGGCACTACTCGAGGTCGTCGAACGCGCCGGCGTCGATCCGCTACTCGTCGTCGACCGCCTCGCTATCGCAGAGGGCATCGAGACATCGATCGATCTCGAAGGACGACGCCGTCAACTCGAGCAGTTGCTCTGA
- the argS gene encoding arginine--tRNA ligase, with protein MFREFRASAADALEDALATLDLPVDDLGIERPPEDVPAVIASSVAYRLAEAAGSPPPKIAADIAQTIDPTEYAYLGSIETQGPYVNFLPAETYFEETLEAAQDDEYGRLPATGDSLVVEHTSANPTGPVHVGRARNPIVGDALARVLEYAGNDVETHYYVNDAGRQLALFTWAYETFDEAELPEPERNSPEYEMVRYYRKGNTYLEDADEADREAAEEAIQAILQGLEDGDEETYERVSEVVDTVLSGMRDTLQRLPAAFDRFVKETRFMRDDSTDDVVERLRDLECAVYEDDAWQLDLPDFEKNLVFLRSDGTSLYTTRDLAHHEWKFDNYDRAVTVLGEDHKLQADQLSATLDLLDHDTDCLDQVFYSWVNLPEGGMSTREGTGIDLDDLLDEAIDRAREEVESRLDDRLRNDDLTEEDLDRIAHQVGIGAVRFDIVAKQPTKGITFEWDRALDFEAQSAPYVQYVHARCCGILEEASGAGHAVPASVDAGLLSAPEERDLLREIARFPAVIEQAAEDLRPHVVATYTRDFAEAFNAFYRECPVLEAEEDRREARLALVAASQTTIANALDVLGVAAPDSM; from the coding sequence ATGTTCCGCGAGTTCCGCGCGTCGGCGGCCGACGCGCTCGAAGACGCGCTCGCGACGCTGGATCTCCCCGTTGACGATCTCGGGATCGAACGCCCGCCCGAGGATGTCCCCGCGGTGATCGCATCTAGCGTCGCCTACCGGCTGGCCGAGGCGGCCGGTTCGCCCCCGCCAAAGATCGCTGCCGACATCGCCCAAACGATCGACCCGACGGAGTACGCCTACCTGGGTAGCATCGAGACCCAAGGCCCGTACGTCAACTTCCTGCCCGCAGAGACGTACTTCGAGGAAACCCTCGAAGCCGCCCAGGACGACGAATACGGGCGCTTGCCCGCGACCGGTGACTCGCTCGTCGTCGAGCACACCAGTGCTAATCCGACTGGCCCGGTCCACGTCGGGCGCGCGCGCAACCCGATCGTCGGCGACGCACTGGCCCGCGTCCTTGAGTACGCCGGCAACGATGTCGAGACCCACTACTACGTCAACGACGCTGGCCGTCAGCTCGCGTTGTTCACCTGGGCCTACGAGACGTTCGACGAAGCAGAGTTGCCCGAACCCGAACGGAACTCGCCCGAATACGAGATGGTCCGGTACTACCGGAAAGGCAACACCTACCTCGAAGACGCCGACGAGGCCGACCGTGAGGCCGCCGAGGAGGCGATCCAGGCGATCCTCCAGGGCTTGGAGGATGGCGACGAGGAAACCTACGAACGGGTCAGCGAGGTCGTCGATACGGTCTTGAGCGGCATGCGCGACACGCTCCAGCGGTTGCCAGCCGCCTTCGACCGATTCGTCAAGGAAACTCGGTTCATGCGTGACGACTCGACCGACGACGTCGTCGAGCGTCTCCGGGACCTGGAGTGTGCCGTCTACGAGGACGATGCCTGGCAACTCGACCTTCCGGACTTCGAGAAGAACCTCGTGTTCCTGCGGTCGGACGGTACCTCGTTGTACACGACCCGCGATCTGGCCCACCACGAGTGGAAGTTCGACAACTACGATCGGGCCGTGACGGTACTCGGGGAAGATCACAAGCTCCAGGCCGACCAGCTCTCGGCGACGCTCGATCTGCTCGATCACGATACTGACTGTCTCGATCAGGTGTTCTACTCGTGGGTCAACCTCCCTGAAGGTGGGATGAGCACCCGTGAAGGGACCGGGATCGACCTCGACGACCTGCTCGACGAGGCGATCGACCGCGCTCGCGAGGAGGTCGAATCCCGACTCGACGACCGTCTCCGGAACGACGACCTCACCGAGGAAGACCTCGATCGGATCGCCCACCAGGTCGGCATCGGGGCCGTTCGCTTCGATATCGTCGCCAAACAACCGACCAAGGGAATCACCTTCGAGTGGGATCGCGCGCTGGATTTCGAGGCCCAGTCGGCCCCGTACGTCCAGTACGTCCACGCTCGCTGCTGTGGTATCCTCGAGGAAGCGAGTGGGGCCGGACACGCGGTTCCTGCGTCGGTCGACGCTGGCCTGTTATCGGCCCCCGAGGAACGTGATCTCCTGCGTGAGATCGCTCGCTTCCCAGCCGTGATCGAACAGGCGGCAGAGGACCTGCGCCCACACGTCGTCGCGACGTACACGCGGGACTTCGCGGAAGCGTTCAACGCCTTCTACCGGGAGTGTCCGGTGCTCGAGGCCGAGGAAGATCGCCGGGAGGCGCGACTGGCGTTAGTTGCCGCTTCCCAGACGACGATCGCGAACGCACTCGACGTCCTCGGCGTCGCCGCGCCGGACTCGATGTAA
- a CDS encoding Brp/Blh family beta-carotene 15,15'-dioxygenase: protein MSSVTRISAATRTDDPRRLASLLQWTGWLPLAGLAVAYPLAAPVSDPVRYLPLLASAVVFGMPHGALDYVALPRALDGGVTRRGLGIVGVLYAVLGVGYLALWWLVPIVAATVFILLTWFHWGQGELYVLRDVFGASYVDRTQQVLTTGVRGGLPMLVPLIAFPDRYSAVLETFVAPFGGAVGTWPLFEPNARVALAAAFGMLTIATLVRGRRRSGSSRAWRLDATEVVVLWVVFLLVEPILAIGVYFCLWHSVRHLARVGWLDGRVRTAVEDGQWWRAIGRVGLEAAPLSIAALALIGGLFTLVPTGSSIGGAVGLYLVGIAVLTLPHTVVVTWIDRKQGFWL, encoded by the coding sequence GTGTCTTCCGTTACCCGGATTTCGGCCGCGACTCGAACCGACGATCCACGTCGGCTGGCCAGCCTGCTCCAGTGGACCGGGTGGCTCCCGCTTGCCGGACTCGCAGTCGCCTATCCGCTGGCAGCGCCCGTGTCTGACCCGGTTCGATATCTGCCATTGCTGGCCAGCGCCGTGGTGTTCGGGATGCCACACGGCGCACTGGATTACGTAGCGCTACCCCGGGCGCTCGATGGGGGGGTCACCCGGCGAGGACTCGGAATCGTTGGTGTCCTCTATGCCGTTCTGGGGGTGGGCTATCTAGCGCTGTGGTGGCTGGTTCCGATCGTGGCTGCGACCGTGTTTATACTATTGACATGGTTTCACTGGGGGCAAGGCGAGCTGTACGTCCTCCGAGACGTCTTCGGAGCGTCCTACGTCGATCGAACCCAGCAAGTGCTGACGACGGGTGTCCGGGGCGGCCTGCCCATGTTAGTGCCGCTGATAGCCTTCCCGGACCGGTATAGCGCCGTCCTAGAGACGTTCGTCGCGCCGTTTGGTGGGGCAGTCGGGACGTGGCCGCTGTTCGAGCCGAACGCCAGGGTCGCGCTGGCAGCGGCTTTTGGCATGCTAACTATCGCCACGCTAGTGCGCGGTCGTCGTCGTTCGGGTAGCTCTCGGGCCTGGCGGCTCGATGCCACCGAGGTGGTGGTGCTGTGGGTCGTGTTCTTGCTTGTCGAGCCGATCCTGGCGATCGGGGTGTACTTCTGTCTGTGGCATTCGGTTCGACATCTCGCTCGGGTCGGGTGGCTCGATGGGCGCGTCCGAACGGCCGTCGAGGATGGCCAGTGGTGGCGGGCGATCGGCCGGGTCGGGCTAGAAGCCGCACCGCTTTCGATCGCCGCGCTCGCACTCATCGGTGGGCTCTTTACTCTGGTCCCGACCGGTAGCTCGATCGGCGGAGCTGTGGGGCTGTATCTCGTCGGGATTGCCGTCTTGACACTCCCACACACGGTCGTCGTCACGTGGATCGACCGTAAGCAAGGCTTCTGGCTCTGA
- a CDS encoding V-type ATP synthase subunit D has protein sequence MAQDVKPTRKNLMQIEDRIELSERGHDTLEKKRDGLIMEFMDILDQAQDVRADLEDTYEDAQERIDMARAMDGDVAVRGAAAALKEHPEISTQSKNIMGVVVPQIESTKVRKSLDERGYGVLGTSARIDEVAESYEKLLEQIILAAEVETAMKELLEEIETTKRRVNALEFTLLPQLNENKEYIEQKLEEQEREEIFRMKKIKANKEAAEKEEREAAREAEQAATQ, from the coding sequence ATGGCACAGGACGTCAAACCGACCCGGAAAAACCTCATGCAGATCGAGGACCGGATCGAACTCTCAGAACGGGGCCACGATACCCTAGAGAAGAAGCGAGATGGCCTCATCATGGAGTTTATGGATATCCTCGATCAGGCCCAGGACGTCCGGGCGGATCTAGAGGACACCTACGAAGACGCTCAAGAGCGCATCGACATGGCACGGGCGATGGACGGCGACGTCGCCGTCCGCGGGGCCGCTGCCGCGCTCAAGGAGCATCCCGAAATCTCCACCCAGTCGAAAAACATCATGGGCGTGGTCGTCCCGCAGATCGAGTCGACGAAAGTACGCAAGAGCCTAGACGAGCGGGGCTACGGCGTCCTCGGAACGAGCGCCCGGATCGACGAAGTCGCCGAATCCTACGAGAAACTCCTCGAACAGATCATCCTAGCCGCGGAAGTCGAGACCGCGATGAAAGAGCTGCTCGAAGAGATCGAGACGACCAAGCGTCGGGTCAACGCCCTGGAGTTTACGCTCTTGCCCCAGCTCAACGAGAACAAAGAGTACATCGAGCAGAAACTCGAAGAACAAGAGCGCGAGGAGATCTTCCGGATGAAAAAGATCAAGGCCAACAAGGAAGCCGCCGAGAAAGAAGAGCGAGAAGCAGCCCGCGAAGCCGAGCAAGCGGCGACCCAGTGA
- the prf1 gene encoding peptide chain release factor aRF-1, producing the protein MSSQEQEGDQTDRQKYEFRKVIEELEDYRGSGTQLVTIYVPDDTQVSEVVAHVTQEHSEASNIKSKDTRTNVQDALKSIKDRLRYYETYPPENGMVLFSGAVDTGGGRTDMITRVLENPPQPIQSFRYHCDSEFLTEPLAEMLTDKGLFGLVVLDRREANVGWLRGKRVDPVKSASSLVPGKQRKGGQSAQRFARLRLEAIDNFYQEVAEMANELFVPERHDLDGILVGGPSPTKDEFLDGDYLHHELQDMVLGKFDVSYTDESGLYDLVDAAEDVLAEHEILQDKQVMEQFFKELHDGDLATYGFEQTRQNLNMGSVEQLLISEDLRKEALSYACPNDHDEYELVDPDEQPPERTCSTCGESMDVEARQDAIEHLIELAEQRGTETVFVSTDFEKGEQLLTAFGGIAGILRYSTGI; encoded by the coding sequence ATGAGTAGCCAGGAACAGGAAGGCGACCAGACCGACCGGCAGAAATACGAGTTCCGGAAGGTCATCGAGGAACTGGAAGACTACCGGGGATCCGGTACCCAGCTCGTGACGATCTACGTCCCGGACGATACGCAGGTGAGCGAAGTAGTGGCCCACGTTACCCAGGAACACAGTGAGGCCAGCAATATCAAGTCCAAAGACACCCGAACGAACGTCCAAGACGCCCTCAAGAGCATCAAGGACCGACTGCGATACTACGAGACGTATCCACCCGAAAACGGAATGGTGCTGTTTTCGGGTGCTGTCGACACCGGTGGCGGCCGGACGGACATGATCACCCGCGTTCTCGAAAATCCGCCCCAGCCGATCCAGTCGTTTCGGTATCATTGCGACTCGGAGTTTCTGACCGAACCCCTCGCGGAGATGCTGACCGACAAAGGCCTGTTCGGGTTGGTCGTTCTCGACCGCCGCGAAGCCAACGTCGGCTGGCTGCGGGGCAAACGTGTCGACCCAGTCAAGTCGGCCTCCTCGCTGGTCCCGGGCAAACAGCGCAAAGGGGGCCAGTCCGCCCAGCGGTTCGCCCGCCTGCGTTTGGAGGCTATCGACAACTTCTATCAGGAGGTCGCCGAGATGGCAAACGAGCTGTTCGTCCCCGAGCGCCACGATCTGGACGGCATTCTCGTCGGCGGTCCCTCACCGACCAAAGACGAGTTCCTCGATGGCGATTATCTCCATCACGAACTCCAGGATATGGTTCTGGGGAAATTCGACGTCTCCTACACTGACGAGTCTGGCCTCTATGACCTGGTAGATGCTGCCGAGGACGTGCTCGCCGAACACGAGATCCTCCAGGACAAGCAGGTCATGGAGCAGTTCTTCAAGGAACTGCACGACGGTGACTTAGCGACCTACGGCTTCGAGCAAACCAGACAGAACCTCAACATGGGCTCGGTCGAGCAACTCCTCATCAGCGAAGACCTCCGGAAGGAAGCTCTCTCGTATGCCTGTCCGAACGACCACGACGAGTACGAACTCGTCGACCCGGACGAACAACCGCCAGAACGGACGTGTTCGACCTGCGGTGAGTCGATGGATGTCGAAGCACGCCAAGACGCCATCGAACACCTCATCGAACTGGCTGAACAGCGCGGCACCGAGACGGTCTTTGTCTCGACTGACTTCGAGAAGGGCGAACAGCTATTGACGGCCTTTGGCGGCATCGCGGGCATTCTCCGTTACTCGACCGGCATCTAA
- a CDS encoding V-type ATP synthase subunit F: MSKEIAVIGSADFTTGFRLAGVRKFANVPAEPDREEMDAAVTELLEDEEVGIIVMHEPDLEHLSREVRDRVETSVDPVLVTLGGGAGSGGLRDQIKRAIGIDLMDEEEQT; the protein is encoded by the coding sequence ATGAGCAAGGAGATCGCCGTCATCGGGAGTGCCGATTTCACGACCGGCTTCCGGTTGGCCGGCGTCCGCAAGTTCGCGAACGTGCCAGCCGAGCCGGACCGCGAGGAGATGGACGCGGCCGTCACGGAACTACTTGAGGACGAGGAAGTCGGGATCATCGTCATGCACGAGCCGGACCTCGAACACCTGTCGCGTGAAGTACGCGACCGCGTCGAGACGAGCGTCGATCCCGTCTTGGTGACGCTGGGCGGCGGCGCCGGCAGTGGCGGGTTGCGCGACCAGATCAAACGCGCCATCGGTATCGACCTGATGGACGAAGAGGAGCAAACATGA
- a CDS encoding V-type ATP synthase subunit E, translating into MSLETVVEDIREEARTRAEEITSDADQRAEEIISEAESDAEQIVAEREREIERQIDQERERRLSSATLEAKQERLAARREVLGTVRERVESALASLEGDRREELTRTLLESGLEEFEDGEIEVYGRSEDAAMLESILESYDATLAGEQDCLGGVVIESSASRVRVKNTFDSVLNDVWESEIRSISDRLFGDIDDDLEDVTSNADSDQ; encoded by the coding sequence ATGAGCCTCGAAACGGTCGTCGAAGACATCCGAGAGGAAGCCCGCACGCGTGCCGAGGAGATCACGTCCGACGCTGACCAGCGGGCCGAGGAGATCATCAGCGAGGCCGAATCCGACGCCGAACAGATCGTCGCCGAGCGAGAACGCGAGATCGAACGCCAGATCGACCAGGAGCGTGAGCGGCGACTCTCGAGTGCGACCCTCGAAGCCAAACAGGAGCGACTCGCCGCCCGACGCGAGGTTCTCGGGACGGTTCGAGAACGCGTCGAATCGGCGCTTGCGTCCCTGGAGGGCGATCGGCGCGAGGAGCTGACCCGGACACTGCTCGAAAGCGGGCTCGAAGAGTTCGAGGACGGCGAGATCGAGGTCTACGGCAGATCGGAGGACGCCGCGATGCTCGAGTCGATCCTCGAGAGTTACGACGCAACGCTTGCGGGCGAGCAGGACTGCCTGGGCGGCGTCGTCATCGAGAGCAGTGCCTCCCGCGTCCGCGTCAAAAACACGTTCGATTCGGTCCTCAATGACGTCTGGGAATCGGAGATCCGCTCGATCAGCGATCGGCTCTTCGGAGACATCGACGACGATCTCGAGGACGTCACGAGCAACGCCGATTCGGACCAATGA